The genomic DNA AAATAGCTACTCTTATTTTCGAGTTCGCCTCTTTCGTAAGGGCGAAGTTCATGCCGAAAATTACCACAAAACCGCATAAGACTAATGTGGTAAGAAGTATTGCACAGTAGTATAGGGTAAGCCTGAGGCCTATTGAGCCATCAATATAATCCCTAAATCTTTTCATTCGAATCTATTTTTAGGGCGTATCCCACTCCTCTTACCGTATGCAAAATCTTGTTTTCAAAAGGGTCATCTATTTTTGCTCTAAGGTATCTAATGTAAACGTCTACAACGTTTTCGCTGCCATAATAGTCATAACCCCAAACGTGGTTTAAGATAGTATCTCTATTTAGAACCTTGCCCACATTTTCAGCCAGATACTTTAGCAAGTCAAATTCCTTTTTTGAGAGGCTTACTGACTTTTCTGATCTTTTTACCTCTCTTGTCTGAGGGGATATGGTCAGATCGCCCACCACAAGCTTTTCAAGGTCTTTCGTTCCCTTTCTTAACCTTGCCCTTATTCTTGCTATTAGTTCGTCAATCACAAAGGGCTTTGTCACATAGTCGTCTGCACCGAAATCAAGCCCTTTAACTTTATCCTTTACAGCGTCTCTCGCGGTCAGAATAATTATTGCAACGTCTTTTTGCGTTTTCATCCTCTTACAAACTTCAAAGCCGTCAATGCCGGGAATCATTAAATCCAGCAGAACTAAATCAAAATCTTTTTCTGAAAACAAACCTATTGCCTCATAGCCATTGTCAGCAGTATCAACGGCATACCCTTCGTGCTCAAGCTCTAACTGCAAGTATCTTGAAAGATTATACTCATCTTCAACCACAAGAATTCTATATTCGTTTTCCATAAAACACCACCAATTTAAAATATTTTTAATAATTTTAATACAGCATAGATTAAAAACAAATTAAACTTAGGACTAAAACTTCCAGACCATAGAAATCTATAAACTAAAAATAGATTTAAACACCTGAACCTTATATTAGCATTAAACAAAAATTAAAAAACTTTAATTTTATTATAAAACTTTTAAAACCTGAAAGGTATATCGTAATAGAACAATTATCGATCTTTAGGTGTTGGGAGGAAAAAATGAAAAAGGGTAAGTCATTTATTAATATTATACTTTTGATATTGTTCTTTTTGGGAACCAGTATGAGCATATTTATAATAGCAGGGGGCAAAGGGTTTTAAGCATTACCTTCAAAAGAATTTTTATATTAGTTATATACCTAAAATATATCTGCTAAAAGGGCTCTATGTCAAGGGACA from Thermodesulfobium sp. 4217-1 includes the following:
- a CDS encoding response regulator transcription factor, whose translation is MENEYRILVVEDEYNLSRYLQLELEHEGYAVDTADNGYEAIGLFSEKDFDLVLLDLMIPGIDGFEVCKRMKTQKDVAIIILTARDAVKDKVKGLDFGADDYVTKPFVIDELIARIRARLRKGTKDLEKLVVGDLTISPQTREVKRSEKSVSLSKKEFDLLKYLAENVGKVLNRDTILNHVWGYDYYGSENVVDVYIRYLRAKIDDPFENKILHTVRGVGYALKIDSNEKI